The genomic stretch ttcttccccttcttccccctcgaAAACGTAGCCTCATGCTGCAACTGCGCCAAAGCCCTCTCATAAGCCTGCACCCTCTCCTCACTGaaatcctccaccttggcaccctcctccttctccccaaccccgttCTCCTCCTTTTTGTCCAGACGGACCCTCTCAACCGGCGTGGTGCGTAAGATATTCGTAGAagccccctctccttcaccagCAAAATCTCTCCAGAACCGTCTAGCCTCGGAATGCTCCAACAATGTCCAAGCCGCACCTGCCCTGCCAGCACGGGCCGTCCTACCCACGCGGTGGACGTAGGCTGTTTCgctgatggggaggtcgTAGTTGATGACGTGCTCCAGGTTTGGTAGATCGAGACCACGCGAGGCGATGTCGGAGGCGACAAGAATGCGGAGCTTGGCCTGCGTGAAGGCTCGTAAGGTGTGCGTGCGACGGATGGTTTTAGTGGTTGAGGTGAGGGTGCCAATGAGATGCGCCAATCCAGGTATCAAAATGGCCAAGAGGCGAGAAAGCCGGAGAGCGGCTTCGTTGGatttggtgaagatgagggcAGAGCTGGCGAATTTGCCCTTGGTAGCCGGTGCCTTGGCTTTTGGTTTTGGCTCATCAGCTTCAGACTCCGAGGATGAATCAGAGTCGGAAGAGCTGGAACCAGAGTCGGAACCAGAGTCAGAGCCAGAGTCGGAATCAGAATCAGAATCAGAATCAGAATCCGAGTCACTGCTCTCAGATGCAGATGCTGTCTCTTCCTCCGCAACTTTCTCAACCAGGGGCACAGCGGCCAAAAGCTCGCTCTGAAGCAAGTCGACCAAGTACAGCGGCTTAAGACTTGGCTCGCGGACCTTGATGGCATACTCTTTAAGCAGAGGCGGCAACGACTGATCGCCAGCCTTGGTGCCTTCCAGCACAACCAGTTTTGGCCTTGAAAGCTTCAGCAGATTCAACATGCTGATATCGTGGGTCATGGTGGCACTCAGTATGACCTTTCGCACACCCTTCTTGTTGGACTTTGGGAACACCCGCCGTGATGGTCTTCGTTCCACGCTCAGCTTGTCCAATACCAGATTCAGCCACTGCTGAAAGTCCTGCGCCAGCAGCTTGTCGGCTTCATCGACCACTAACCAACGAACGTAGTCCAGTGTAAATCCCGGTGTCTGCTTGATATGCTCCACCAGACGACCAGGCGTGCAGATAAGCACATCAACCTTGGAGGCATAGTCCTCAGGGTTGATATTTTCGTTAGCAGTCCAACTTGACAACGCCTCCATCGAGTGGGAATCTTCCGCCGCGCCATATCTCGCCTTCTTTTCCACAATCGCCGATTGCTCCTCCTTGAACACCTTGTTACCCACAGCTGTCCCAATCTTGACTCGTTTCCCGCCATTTGAAGCAAAAGCAGCAGCGCATGCCTCACACGTTTGCTGTACCTGCTGAACAAGATCTCTAGTCGGCAGCACAATCAACGCTCTGAGATTCGTGATCCGGCCATAGCTAATGTCCTGAATCATCGGCAGAACATATGACAACGTCTTTCCAGAACCAGTAggagcagccaccaccacatctcCTTGTCTGTCGGGATTTGGCAACAATAACGGCAACACGGCAGTCTGCACCGCGAAAGCCTCCTTGAACCCCTTGGACTGAAGAACCTTGGCTGGCTCGGCAGCAATCTTCAACTCCTCGAACGATTTCGTCGTACTTTCTGTAACTCGAATTGGCGAGGCAATCCATTGCGGCAATGTTTCGTACGTCAATTTCGACTCGTCAAAAGCGACTGGTGCTGGCTGAGGGATCGGCTCGAGGCCGTGCTCCACGActggctcctcctcttgctctGGCTCGGCACCATCGACATCCATCTTGTCCTTGTCATCTTCAGGAGCCTGCGCCTGGAGAGCTTTTGCGACCTTCTCAAACACGGATTTATGCCTGCTCCGAACCGCatcatcgtcttcttctggttCCTCGGCTTTtggcttctttttcttttctcgttTTGGTTTCCGCTtgtcttgttgttcttcGTTGGCGATATTCTCGGTTGACTCCGCTTCCTCGGCAACAGTTGGAGTGTCCTCCTCTTTgtcttcttgctcttcctcctctacCCTCCTCCGCTTCTTGGGCTTTTCCTCTACCCCCCCCTCGTCGCCCTTGGAatttttgttctttttgctctTTGACTTCTTGGGtgtcttttcctcctcttcggtaGCCACTTTGGGTGTGTCGTCTACTGGGCCCGAGCTTGGCACGCTGGGAGCTGGGGGCTCGTCATCGCCGAATACAATCTTGGTTGGCTGTGCTGTAGCGTCGATACGCTTGGCGTATGGCTGAAGCCATGACGAAGTCTGTACTGGCACAGGGGCAGGCTCTGCATATTCCGACCATTGCGGCAGTGGCTCTGGCTCTGGATCTCGGTAGACGGGCGGTGGTCGCACAGGTATGTCAGATGGGCGCGACGcctttggttttggtgggggaaTGTATCTGTTGTACATGTTGGAGTATTTAAAATCCCAAATGTCATTAAAATGGTTCGCGATGTCAGAAAAGAGCTGGAGAATCAGACTCTTGTTTGGCTGCAAATCGGAGACGGGCGCAAAGAAAGTCGACATCCAAGCTCTCAGTCGAGCTCTGCGCAATTGGCAGTGGGGTCCCAACTTTTTTCTGGGGCTCGTCCAATTGCCAGCATTGACCGCTCTTGCCATCCCTGCTTATCGCTTATCGAGCCGTTCGAGGGTGGATCTACCCGTTCTTGGCAGCCCTCCCAAACACCGCCGCAGGCCAACGCGTGCGCCATCCAATCACTGGTGTCCCCTGAAGGGGCATTGGATGaagccatctcaacctcactcACGACACTCACTCTTGTCTTCATGACAGCTCCATAACACTATCCTCAAATCACAAAAAATGAGAGGGATCTCACACTTCCCCCATTCAAAATGGCGCCCACATACAACATCGCCATGGTCAGCGACTTCTTCTACCCGCAACCAGGCGGCGTAGAGAGCCACATCTACCAGCTCTCAACCAAGCTCATGGACAGGGGCCAcaaagtcatcatcatcacccacgCCTACGAAGGCCGCACCGGAGTCCGCTACCTCACCAACGGCCTCAAGGTCTACCATGTTcccttcctcgtcatcttccGCTCTGCCACCTTCCCGAccgtcttctccttcttccccatctTCCGCAACATCGTG from Podospora pseudopauciseta strain CBS 411.78 chromosome 3, whole genome shotgun sequence encodes the following:
- the DBP6 gene encoding ATP-dependent RNA helicase dbp6 (COG:A; EggNog:ENOG503NVF5; BUSCO:EOG09261EM7); this encodes MSTFFAPVSDLQPNKSLILQLFSDIANHFNDIWDFKYSNMYNRYIPPPKPKASRPSDIPVRPPPVYRDPEPEPLPQWSEYAEPAPVPVQTSSWLQPYAKRIDATAQPTKIVFGDDEPPAPSVPSSGPVDDTPKVATEEEEKTPKKSKSKKNKNSKGDEGGVEEKPKKRRRVEEEEQEDKEEDTPTVAEEAESTENIANEEQQDKRKPKREKKKKPKAEEPEEDDDAVRSRHKSVFEKVAKALQAQAPEDDKDKMDVDGAEPEQEEEPVVEHGLEPIPQPAPVAFDESKLTYETLPQWIASPIRVTESTTKSFEELKIAAEPAKVLQSKGFKEAFAVQTAVLPLLLPNPDRQGDVVVAAPTGSGKTLSYVLPMIQDISYGRITNLRALIVLPTRDLVQQVQQTCEACAAAFASNGGKRVKIGTAVGNKVFKEEQSAIVEKKARYGAAEDSHSMEALSSWTANENINPEDYASKVDVLICTPGRLVEHIKQTPGFTLDYVRWLVVDEADKLLAQDFQQWLNLVLDKLSVERRPSRRVFPKSNKKGVRKVILSATMTHDISMLNLLKLSRPKLVVLEGTKAGDQSLPPLLKEYAIKVREPSLKPLYLVDLLQSELLAAVPLVEKVAEEETASASESSDSDSDSDSDSDSDSGSDSGSDSGSSSSDSDSSSESEADEPKPKAKAPATKGKFASSALIFTKSNEAALRLSRLLAILIPGLAHLIGTLTSTTKTIRRTHTLRAFTQAKLRILVASDIASRGLDLPNLEHVINYDLPISETAYVHRVGRTARAGRAGAAWTLLEHSEARRFWRDFAGEGEGASTNILRTTPVERVRLDKKEENGVGEKEEGAKVEDFSEERVQAYERALAQLQHEATFSRGKKGKKEGR